A segment of the Candidatus Thermoplasmatota archaeon genome:
GACCAGTACATCGCAGCCTACGGTGGCATCCAGCACATCAAGTTCAACGCAGACGAAACGGTCACCCTCGACCCCGTCATCTGCCCGCCGAAGACCAAGCGGGACATCGAGAGCCATCTGATGCTGATCTACACAGGCAAGACGCGCAAGGCCTCAGATATCCTCTCCAAACAGAAGAGCAACTCCAAGACCAACAAGGAGATCCTGGATAAGATGCGGGACCAGGCCGAGCAGCTGTTTCACGACCTCACCTCACTCCAAGTCAACAAACTGGGGCAGGCGCTCAAGGACGGCTGGGAGCTGAAGAAATCGCTCGCGAAGGGCATATCCGACCCTGAGATCGACAAGATATATGCGAAGGCTCTGAAGGCGGGCGCGGTCGGCGGCAAGATAACGGGCGCTGGAGGCGGGGGATTTCTGGTGCTCTTCGTCCCGCCCGAGAGCCACTGGTCCGTGAGGAACGCGCTCACGGGCATGAAGGACCTCGAGTTCAAGGTAGAGCCTCAGGGCTCCAAGATAATCTATGTCGGAGATGACTACTGATGACCGATGTGAACTCTCGAACGACCAAGTACCTGGAC
Coding sequences within it:
- a CDS encoding GHMP kinase translates to MIISKTPLRVSFAGGGTDIADYYRTGHGAVVSSAIKKYVYVTVNKRFDDDIRISYSKTEIVDSLDKVEHGLVREALRKVGIRNGIEITTIADIPSKGTGLGSSSAIAVGLLNALYAFKGYRASPKKLAEEACEIEIEKLGEPIGKQDQYIAAYGGIQHIKFNADETVTLDPVICPPKTKRDIESHLMLIYTGKTRKASDILSKQKSNSKTNKEILDKMRDQAEQLFHDLTSLQVNKLGQALKDGWELKKSLAKGISDPEIDKIYAKALKAGAVGGKITGAGGGGFLVLFVPPESHWSVRNALTGMKDLEFKVEPQGSKIIYVGDDY